In a genomic window of Neisseria flavescens:
- a CDS encoding YadA-like family protein has product MNKTFKVIWNHSTQTWTAVSELAGTRKKSKSIKLTAISAALLMACGTAQAATHTAADNLISISDDSAAGTTTIPTDEQAKATGKDSIAVGKKAAAGENSNVEGATAIGHGANAETNDSLAIGSGANVIMSANKALNKRSIAIGAQARVEPRPDGGVSNDVHDAIAIGTRATATAGSSVVIGQDARSKRGLVATFQSGENTVAIGSNASADWGSSIAIGANSRTIVGNGIAIGMDATAMYKIDGLANDGEGRIFTSMALGEKATSIGGASIAAGIETKSAGVKSVAVGNKAFANGLQSIAIGDKTYSSDRSSIAMGVYAETGWNGALRAIAIGRQAHAATTDASAFGSETFSGGVRSTAIGTKANTYGNQTLAVGSSTQNGVGPMAISENAMVFGTDSRSIGSSTIALGNEAIAGVTETDANTIREAYKTYRSAYNTYSNLNKAVNSADADDYAAKTNLSTEAQNLKLLIDRYNKTGTIYQAENDKIKNELTAAGITFSDLTTLAGKLTASGEADVGNAQPMLDNEALINKIAAIENTETGKANEHLAYLVNLAKRLQNGITKAKTAQDALSTAKTAKTSGEAAYNSAKKTFEETYGSGKSKTGAIAIGRSSVAAAQTSVALGDDAEVLSKDSTNAFAAGASAKVYGTSVNAVAIGSNAKVGESNYVTREGARRYGIIGANNATSVGANSHVVLENGSAFGYNNRVRGKSAGAFGVNNIVGDLDWTVTGKNTASIAPKEGQSGENSFVVGSNNWVWAKNVMVLGNNVRVYGIGKRPENRENAVVLGNNSDGEPTVKKVNSANVNGMVYSGFKGNLGATKTDGSEAEKADLELQGRFVSIGAPTKKIDKTITIADGKTNTTTVTTNLITGEESTTTASANTKDSDVEGTSTETVYGERQIKHVVAGEISSTSTDAINGSQLYAVASGLRDAFPVVYTDSDGNKVVKYPDGNYYLENSIPENAVIIDGKYYPAGTVKIGDKYYPAGTTENNVGDATEVSQIQPVAKENVIASMNNPSSDAVNAGGNVTLTNVAPGANTYEFDKDGNPLVKIGDKYYAQDDVVNGAPKKDAQEATPATEAEKDPYEKAATGLANLDGSKDSNALTVADAKNLGWVVSADSEDGKGYAAKVTNADEVRFNGKNGIKVTGETDENGIRNINIELEKSDVVKAGEYKIGDKTYVNVDGKLYDKDSIDPKTNKPKADAAPSNYAVQDGKVMDNTDAANPKEVAGVDNGSNFVDGNTVYKAIQESGWTVGKAKDALSNDKFKNEDEKVNPNDEVRFADGKGITVKTATVDAINDKGEKQTTTVVKFDTDLPIDYANVKNEAGDNLKQANDGKWYKEADVNADGTLKPTDGKAPEAQTPVKTGATLSDANSNVGKNPYRTAIEDKAMAAAIKKVRGENPTATVEQLLPKVLEEAAKQAAELEKAEKAGQDKDVINPGKDGVQLNNVGWAENPDQAVNKDQLDQTVNKSGFFVQQNGKTTVANAENKEETDPAKSEKVTPNDVVNFVNGNGTVIKAVTTRDKNGVDTTTVSVDVDTSKLVLSKGANTIAYNDAGEQIVKVDGKYYKPSDLQNGKPTATATEQTPAAPAAADKPLEAAKDGLADLAHSDGDNLLTVKDAQNLGWVVSTSDNKAAAPVKNADVVDFKAEAGTGLTVKGKSENGKMTVTVGNDYLKANATGEAAKATGPNSVAIGGNSNAAVENAVAIGNGATVGAEAAKGSVAIGAGAQAGKANTGAYSLDSSATVAGKPSDATRVVSVGSEGNEAQIQNVAAGVVSEKSTDAVNGSQLHATNQSINRLGDTVNNIGGNITRLIDKVDNMDRDYRAGIAGSNAAAGLPQAYLPGKSMVAAAAGTFKGQNALAVGYSSISDNGKLIWKAQANLNSRADVGASVGIGYLW; this is encoded by the coding sequence ATGCCAGAAGCAAGCGGGGATTGGTTGCCACTTTCCAATCAGGAGAAAACACCGTTGCCATCGGCTCCAACGCCAGCGCAGACTGGGGCAGCAGTATTGCTATCGGTGCGAACTCAAGAACCATTGTAGGAAACGGTATCGCCATCGGCATGGATGCGACTGCCATGTATAAAATAGATGGTCTGGCGAACGATGGAGAAGGACGAATCTTTACCTCCATGGCATTAGGAGAAAAAGCCACCTCTATCGGCGGCGCATCCATTGCCGCAGGTATTGAAACCAAATCAGCAGGGGTGAAATCTGTTGCAGTCGGTAACAAAGCCTTTGCCAACGGTTTGCAAAGTATTGCGATTGGCGATAAGACATACAGTTCGGACAGATCCTCTATCGCAATGGGTGTCTATGCGGAAACCGGTTGGAACGGTGCGCTGCGTGCCATTGCCATCGGCCGACAAGCACACGCTGCAACAACTGATGCTTCTGCCTTCGGCTCAGAAACCTTTTCAGGCGGGGTTCGAAGTACGGCGATTGGCACAAAGGCTAATACCTATGGAAATCAGACATTAGCTGTGGGATCATCTACCCAAAACGGGGTTGGTCCAATGGCAATTTCTGAGAATGCAATGGTATTCGGCACAGATTCACGGTCAATCGGTAGTAGCACTATTGCACTTGGTAATGAAGCGATTGCAGGGGTAACAGAGACTGATGCCAATACAATCAGGGAGGCTTACAAAACATACCGCTCCGCCTACAACACATACAGCAATTTGAATAAAGCGGTTAATAGTGCGGATGCCGACGATTATGCGGCAAAAACCAATTTATCTACCGAAGCGCAAAACCTTAAGCTTCTGATTGACAGATACAATAAAACCGGCACGATTTATCAGGCTGAAAATGACAAAATTAAAAACGAGTTGACAGCGGCTGGCATTACATTCAGTGATTTGACCACTCTGGCGGGAAAATTAACGGCAAGCGGTGAAGCAGACGTTGGAAATGCACAACCGATGCTTGATAACGAAGCGCTGATTAACAAAATCGCCGCCATCGAAAATACCGAAACCGGTAAAGCAAACGAGCATCTGGCTTATTTGGTCAACCTGGCAAAACGGTTGCAAAACGGCATCACCAAAGCAAAAACAGCACAAGACGCTTTAAGCACTGCCAAAACAGCTAAAACAAGTGGTGAGGCGGCATACAATTCAGCGAAAAAAACATTTGAAGAAACATACGGCAGCGGCAAATCCAAAACCGGTGCCATCGCCATCGGTCGTTCTTCCGTTGCAGCAGCACAAACATCCGTTGCATTGGGCGATGATGCGGAAGTGTTAAGCAAAGATTCAACCAACGCCTTTGCCGCAGGGGCAAGTGCCAAAGTATACGGCACATCGGTTAATGCGGTAGCGATTGGTTCAAATGCAAAAGTGGGCGAATCAAATTATGTTACTCGTGAAGGTGCTAGACGATATGGCATTATTGGGGCAAATAATGCAACTTCTGTTGGCGCAAATAGCCATGTTGTTTTGGAAAACGGATCGGCCTTCGGTTATAACAATAGGGTAAGGGGGAAAAGTGCAGGGGCGTTCGGTGTCAACAATATTGTCGGCGATCTAGATTGGACTGTTACGGGTAAAAATACTGCCTCTATTGCACCTAAAGAAGGCCAAAGCGGAGAGAATTCTTTCGTTGTTGGTTCAAACAACTGGGTATGGGCGAAAAATGTCATGGTGTTGGGTAATAATGTCAGAGTCTATGGCATAGGCAAACGCCCGGAAAACCGTGAAAACGCCGTTGTATTAGGTAACAACAGTGATGGCGAGCCGACAGTGAAAAAAGTCAACTCTGCCAATGTTAATGGAATGGTTTACAGCGGCTTCAAAGGCAACTTGGGCGCAACCAAAACAGACGGTTCGGAAGCAGAAAAAGCCGATTTGGAATTGCAAGGCCGTTTTGTTTCTATTGGTGCGCCGACTAAAAAAATAGATAAAACTATTACCATTGCAGACGGCAAAACCAATACAACAACCGTAACGACAAATCTGATTACAGGCGAAGAATCGACAACTACGGCAAGTGCCAATACCAAAGACAGTGATGTTGAGGGCACTTCAACCGAAACCGTTTACGGCGAACGCCAAATCAAACACGTTGTAGCAGGCGAGATTTCTTCAACCTCAACCGATGCGATTAACGGTTCGCAACTTTATGCAGTCGCTTCCGGCTTGCGTGATGCGTTCCCGGTGGTTTATACCGATTCAGACGGCAATAAAGTCGTGAAATACCCTGATGGAAACTATTACCTAGAAAACTCTATCCCTGAAAACGCTGTCATTATTGATGGGAAATACTATCCTGCCGGTACAGTAAAAATTGGTGATAAATATTATCCTGCCGGTACAACGGAAAATAATGTTGGTGATGCAACGGAAGTAAGTCAAATACAACCAGTTGCTAAAGAAAATGTGATTGCCTCAATGAACAACCCATCATCCGATGCGGTTAATGCAGGCGGCAACGTAACCCTGACCAACGTGGCACCGGGCGCGAATACTTACGAATTCGACAAAGACGGCAACCCGTTAGTCAAAATCGGGGATAAATACTACGCCCAAGACGATGTAGTAAACGGTGCGCCGAAAAAAGATGCTCAAGAAGCTACTCCGGCAACCGAAGCCGAAAAAGATCCGTATGAAAAAGCAGCGACAGGCTTGGCCAATTTGGACGGTTCCAAAGACAGCAATGCCCTGACCGTTGCCGATGCGAAAAACTTAGGCTGGGTGGTTTCTGCTGATAGTGAAGATGGAAAAGGTTACGCAGCTAAAGTAACCAATGCAGACGAAGTGCGCTTTAATGGCAAAAACGGTATTAAAGTAACGGGTGAAACCGATGAAAACGGCATCCGCAACATCAACATCGAGTTGGAAAAGAGCGATGTAGTCAAAGCCGGCGAATACAAAATCGGCGATAAGACTTACGTCAATGTCGACGGCAAGCTTTACGACAAAGACAGTATCGATCCGAAAACCAATAAGCCGAAAGCAGATGCGGCACCATCCAACTACGCTGTACAAGACGGCAAAGTCATGGACAACACCGATGCGGCAAATCCAAAAGAAGTAGCCGGCGTGGATAACGGCAGCAACTTCGTTGACGGAAATACCGTTTACAAAGCAATCCAAGAATCCGGTTGGACTGTAGGTAAAGCGAAAGATGCCCTTTCAAACGATAAATTCAAAAATGAGGATGAAAAAGTCAATCCGAATGATGAAGTTCGTTTTGCAGATGGCAAAGGCATCACCGTGAAAACTGCGACCGTTGACGCAATCAATGACAAGGGTGAAAAACAAACTACAACTGTAGTGAAATTTGACACCGATTTGCCTATTGATTACGCGAACGTGAAAAATGAAGCCGGTGACAACCTGAAACAGGCGAATGACGGCAAGTGGTATAAAGAAGCCGATGTCAATGCAGACGGCACGCTGAAACCGACCGACGGTAAAGCCCCTGAAGCGCAAACACCTGTGAAAACGGGCGCTACTTTATCTGATGCCAACTCAAATGTGGGCAAAAACCCATACCGCACAGCAATTGAAGATAAAGCAATGGCGGCGGCTATTAAAAAAGTACGAGGCGAGAATCCAACTGCAACCGTAGAACAACTTTTACCAAAAGTATTGGAAGAAGCTGCGAAACAGGCTGCCGAATTGGAAAAAGCTGAAAAAGCCGGCCAAGACAAAGACGTGATTAACCCGGGTAAAGACGGTGTTCAACTGAACAACGTCGGTTGGGCAGAAAATCCTGATCAAGCGGTGAATAAAGACCAACTTGATCAAACTGTGAATAAATCGGGCTTCTTTGTTCAACAAAACGGTAAAACAACCGTAGCAAACGCTGAAAACAAAGAAGAAACTGATCCGGCGAAATCTGAAAAAGTAACGCCGAACGACGTGGTCAACTTTGTAAACGGCAACGGTACCGTGATTAAAGCCGTTACCACACGCGATAAAAACGGCGTGGATACCACAACGGTTTCCGTAGATGTCGACACCAGCAAGTTAGTTTTGTCTAAAGGTGCAAATACCATCGCCTATAACGATGCCGGCGAACAGATCGTAAAAGTAGACGGCAAATACTACAAACCGAGCGATCTGCAAAACGGCAAACCGACCGCTACAGCCACAGAGCAAACCCCTGCTGCACCCGCAGCAGCGGACAAACCGCTCGAAGCTGCAAAAGACGGCTTGGCAGACCTTGCCCATTCAGACGGCGACAACTTGCTGACCGTCAAAGATGCGCAAAACCTGGGTTGGGTCGTTTCAACCTCCGACAATAAAGCCGCCGCACCCGTGAAAAATGCGGATGTAGTTGACTTTAAAGCAGAGGCAGGCACTGGACTTACCGTAAAAGGCAAGTCTGAAAACGGCAAGATGACTGTAACTGTAGGCAACGACTACCTCAAAGCAAACGCTACCGGCGAAGCTGCGAAAGCAACCGGACCAAACAGCGTGGCAATCGGCGGAAACAGCAACGCCGCCGTTGAAAATGCAGTTGCCATCGGCAACGGTGCTACAGTTGGAGCGGAAGCAGCCAAAGGTTCTGTCGCCATCGGAGCCGGTGCGCAGGCAGGTAAAGCAAATACCGGTGCTTACAGTCTGGATTCTTCGGCAACTGTTGCCGGTAAACCAAGCGATGCCACCCGTGTCGTTTCCGTAGGCAGCGAAGGTAACGAAGCGCAAATCCAAAACGTCGCAGCAGGCGTGGTTTCCGAAAAATCGACTGATGCGGTTAACGGCAGCCAGCTTCACGCGACCAACCAAAGCATCAACCGACTGGGCGACACCGTCAATAACATCGGCGGCAACATTACCCGGCTGATCGACAAAGTGGACAACATGGATCGCGACTACCGCGCAGGTATTGCGGGCAGCAACGCCGCAGCCGGCCTGCCACAGGCTTACCTGCCGGGCAAATCCATGGTTGCCGCAGCAGCAGGCACGTTTAAGGGTCAAAACGCCCTGGCTGTCGGCTACTCGAGCATCAGCGACAACGGCAAACTGATTTGGAAAGCGCAAGCCAACCTCAACAGCCGTGCAGATGTCGGCGCAAGCGTAGGCATAGGCTACCTCTGGTAA